The window CGATCCGCATGCCCGGATTCTGAGACGACGATGTTCGCAAAGGACGACCGCGCCGGCAAACCACGACCGTGGTACTTCTACTTTGGCGCGTTGTTTTTCTCGCTGATCCTGACGCTGCTGATCATCGAGCTGATCGTGGGCCTGCTCAGCTGGGCGGTCTATGAGCGCCCCGACTTCGCGGGCATGCAAATCGGCGTCAGCGGACCCGATTCGACGCTGATCATCTGCCTGGGCGATTCACACACTTACGGCGTGGGCGCGCCCAAGGGCCGCGACTATCCAACGACACTCGAGCTGGTGCTCAACGAGCGCGCGGGCATGCAGGGCTTTGCGGTGCTCAACCTGGGCCAGCCGGGGCACAACAGCTCCGACGCCTTGCTCGAGTTGGAGAGCTTCATCGAGCAGTCGCCGGTCAAGCCCGACCTGCTGGTGCTGTGCGTGGGCAAGAACAATATGAACTCCCTACGCAACGCCTCGATTTTGCCCGAGCACGTGCGCGAGATGTCGCTGCCCGAACGACTGGATTACATGCTGGCCCACTCCGGCGCCTACCGCATCTCGAAGATGACGATCCAGCGCTTTCGCGAGCTGCGCGCGGACCGCGATCCGCGGGTGGACGACCAGAACTTTAACTACGGCCAGTTCGTGCCCACCCGGCGCGAGCCGTTCCTCTACCAATGGGCGCTGCAGGACTATCGCACCGCAGCTGACCGCTGTGCCCAGCTGGGCACC of the Candidatus Alcyoniella australis genome contains:
- a CDS encoding SGNH/GDSL hydrolase family protein, with the protein product MFAKDDRAGKPRPWYFYFGALFFSLILTLLIIELIVGLLSWAVYERPDFAGMQIGVSGPDSTLIICLGDSHTYGVGAPKGRDYPTTLELVLNERAGMQGFAVLNLGQPGHNSSDALLELESFIEQSPVKPDLLVLCVGKNNMNSLRNASILPEHVREMSLPERLDYMLAHSGAYRISKMTIQRFRELRADRDPRVDDQNFNYGQFVPTRREPFLYQWALQDYRTAADRCAQLGTTLVMMNYWEPFGFVDRAMRLVADENDNVFFVNQNFPIAGMPAYANALISHPDMHPNERGYYRIAKRLAAILIEQGLVHLPDERGPANADEPL